One Thermicanus aegyptius DSM 12793 DNA segment encodes these proteins:
- the hisH gene encoding imidazole glycerol phosphate synthase subunit HisH: MIGILDYGMGNLYSVGKALERLGHPCEIISKPEEVERVDRLILPGVGAFGDAMEELKGRNLVKAIRRHVEKEKPLLGICLGMQLLFDESEEHGWHEGLHLLPGRVVRFQGGYKIPHMGWNRLRGLTDSPLFHKEEEGYVYFVHSYYVVPERRETLLAVTDYHQEVPAIVGERNLFGVQFHPEKSGEVGMKILGRFLSYPPQEYLPSKESSSKISQRGDE, from the coding sequence ATGATCGGGATCCTGGATTACGGAATGGGGAATCTTTACAGTGTGGGGAAGGCATTGGAGCGTTTAGGCCACCCTTGCGAAATCATCTCAAAACCTGAGGAGGTAGAACGGGTGGACCGCCTCATTCTTCCGGGCGTAGGGGCATTTGGGGATGCCATGGAGGAACTGAAGGGGCGGAACTTGGTGAAGGCGATTCGCCGTCACGTTGAAAAGGAGAAGCCCCTTTTGGGGATCTGCCTGGGAATGCAGCTTCTCTTCGATGAGAGCGAAGAGCATGGATGGCATGAAGGATTACACCTCCTTCCCGGACGTGTGGTTCGCTTTCAGGGGGGGTATAAAATTCCCCATATGGGGTGGAACCGTCTTCGCGGGTTGACCGATTCTCCCCTTTTTCATAAGGAAGAGGAAGGGTATGTCTATTTTGTCCATTCCTATTACGTGGTGCCGGAGAGGAGGGAAACGCTCCTGGCGGTGACCGATTATCATCAGGAGGTTCCTGCCATCGTAGGGGAACGGAATCTCTTTGGTGTCCAGTTTCACCCGGAAAAGAGCGGAGAGGTGGGCATGAAGATTCTAGGGCGCTTTCTTTCCTATCCTCCCCAGGAGTATCTCCCGTCCAAGGAATCATCATCGAAGATCTCACAAAGGGGGGACGAGTAA
- the hisG gene encoding ATP phosphoribosyltransferase: protein MRELRLALPKGRILDDALLLLKEQGYPLPEEIADTRKLLLAVPEAGLELILAKPMDVPTYVEYGVADVGIVGKDVLMEVERDVYELLDLGISPCRLSVAGLPEPAPSAGLMRRVATKYPNVAERYFRDKGEQVEIIHLNGSIELAPILGLADRIVDIVSTGRTLKENGLVELEPIAPITSRLIANRSSYRLRGKIFQELIDRLGGERR, encoded by the coding sequence ATGAGGGAGTTACGTTTAGCGCTCCCGAAAGGGAGAATCTTGGACGATGCCCTCCTTCTGCTGAAGGAACAGGGGTATCCGCTCCCTGAAGAGATTGCCGATACCCGCAAGCTACTCCTCGCTGTACCCGAAGCGGGATTAGAACTGATCCTGGCGAAGCCGATGGATGTTCCCACCTATGTGGAGTACGGTGTCGCCGATGTGGGCATCGTGGGAAAAGATGTCTTGATGGAGGTAGAGCGGGATGTCTATGAGTTGCTCGATTTGGGGATTAGTCCATGCCGTCTTTCGGTGGCGGGGCTTCCTGAGCCGGCGCCTTCCGCCGGTTTGATGAGACGGGTTGCGACCAAATACCCCAATGTGGCGGAGCGTTACTTCCGGGACAAGGGAGAGCAGGTGGAGATCATCCACTTGAACGGTTCCATTGAACTGGCCCCCATCCTGGGGTTGGCGGACCGGATTGTAGATATCGTCTCCACGGGGAGGACCTTGAAGGAAAACGGATTGGTGGAGCTGGAGCCGATCGCACCGATCACAAGCCGCCTCATTGCGAACCGTTCCAGCTATCGTCTGCGGGGCAAAATATTTCAGGAATTGATCGATCGGCTGGGAGGGGAAAGAAGATGA
- the hisZ gene encoding ATP phosphoribosyltransferase regulatory subunit yields MNKPLVFEKPNGFHDILPGPLRRKGELEERILSLMEKWGYEKIETPTVEFFDTLGVLSKTEEGKLFKLLDRQGRTLVLRPEMTTPIARVVASLLYSHPFPIRLMYLGNVFRSPSKEAGKSAEFTQMGAELIGEKGLFADAEQMALAIAAVKEAGVKEFRIAMSHARFLDAYFSVWTGDDSLVSALKTALKEKNHVGFREKVKASSLSGAAKEALYRILRWHGGVEVLEEARLFSPFPETEECVGEMEEVYRLLMKLGFAEWLTFDLTMMAKQDYYTGLFFEGFAEGVASSVLNGGRYDHLTAEFGREAPATGFAIKVDRLLEAAHFPIEKKKKSLLLYPPEQMEEAFQWAMERRAQGEIVAIHCLNRENEEFAEEGASSFQAIDWPQQGEEQMEAFRKWEGEFEEILFIDSSGVRRLGRGASREREREGGWRKA; encoded by the coding sequence ATGAATAAACCACTAGTTTTTGAGAAACCGAATGGCTTTCATGATATATTGCCGGGGCCGCTGCGAAGGAAAGGGGAATTAGAGGAGCGGATTTTATCACTCATGGAGAAGTGGGGTTATGAAAAGATTGAGACGCCAACGGTGGAATTTTTTGACACCTTAGGGGTATTGAGCAAAACGGAAGAGGGGAAGTTATTTAAACTCCTGGACCGGCAAGGGAGAACCTTGGTCCTGCGTCCGGAGATGACCACTCCCATCGCTCGGGTTGTCGCTTCACTCCTCTATTCGCACCCCTTTCCCATCCGTTTGATGTACTTGGGGAATGTGTTCCGGTCTCCCAGCAAAGAGGCAGGCAAAAGTGCCGAATTTACCCAGATGGGCGCAGAGCTTATTGGGGAAAAGGGCTTATTCGCCGATGCGGAGCAGATGGCTTTAGCGATTGCGGCAGTGAAAGAGGCGGGAGTAAAGGAATTTCGCATCGCCATGAGCCATGCCCGATTTCTGGATGCCTATTTTTCAGTTTGGACAGGGGATGACTCCCTGGTGTCGGCGTTAAAAACGGCTTTAAAAGAAAAAAATCATGTGGGATTTAGGGAAAAGGTGAAGGCAAGCTCCCTTTCCGGGGCGGCCAAGGAAGCCTTGTATCGCATCCTCCGTTGGCATGGTGGGGTAGAGGTGCTGGAAGAAGCCCGTTTGTTCTCCCCTTTCCCTGAAACGGAGGAGTGCGTCGGGGAGATGGAGGAGGTTTATCGCCTCTTAATGAAATTGGGATTTGCGGAGTGGTTAACCTTTGACCTCACCATGATGGCAAAACAGGATTACTACACCGGCCTCTTCTTTGAAGGTTTTGCCGAGGGGGTTGCTTCTTCCGTTTTAAATGGAGGGCGGTACGATCACTTAACCGCCGAGTTTGGGAGGGAGGCTCCTGCCACCGGTTTTGCTATAAAAGTGGATCGCCTTCTGGAGGCGGCCCATTTCCCGATAGAGAAGAAAAAGAAGAGCCTTCTCCTCTATCCTCCGGAACAGATGGAGGAAGCATTTCAGTGGGCGATGGAGAGGCGGGCCCAAGGAGAGATCGTGGCCATTCATTGTTTAAACCGGGAGAATGAAGAGTTTGCCGAGGAAGGAGCATCTTCCTTCCAGGCGATCGATTGGCCTCAGCAAGGAGAGGAACAAATGGAAGCCTTCCGAAAATGGGAAGGGGAGTTTGAGGAGATCCTGTTCATCGATTCATCAGGTGTAAGACGGCTTGGAAGAGGCGCCTCCAGAGAGAGGGAAAGGGAAGGGGGATGGAGGAAGGCATGA
- a CDS encoding acyltransferase produces the protein MNDDGVCGRKPGKGEAKVGRRTETFKVKGVNSLWQVYKTVSFWKVFRNVAVILIARYLPFFSWKNWLYRHLLGMKVGEKSALAFMVMPDILFPERITIGKNSIIGYNTVILCHEYLVEEYRIGDVVIGDGVMIGANSTILPGVTIGDGAVVSAASLVNRDIPPGALAGGNPIRIIYTAEERERRKAKE, from the coding sequence ATGAATGATGATGGGGTATGCGGTAGAAAACCTGGGAAGGGTGAAGCGAAAGTGGGGCGCAGGACGGAAACGTTCAAGGTGAAAGGGGTAAATTCCCTTTGGCAAGTGTATAAGACGGTCTCTTTCTGGAAGGTTTTTCGCAATGTGGCGGTGATCCTCATCGCCCGCTATCTTCCTTTTTTTTCTTGGAAGAATTGGCTGTACCGGCATCTGTTGGGAATGAAGGTGGGAGAGAAAAGTGCCCTTGCGTTTATGGTGATGCCCGATATTCTCTTCCCTGAGCGGATTACCATCGGCAAGAACAGCATTATCGGGTATAACACGGTCATTCTTTGCCATGAATATCTCGTGGAGGAGTATCGCATAGGCGATGTGGTCATCGGAGATGGGGTGATGATCGGAGCGAACAGCACCATTTTGCCTGGGGTAACCATCGGCGACGGAGCGGTTGTTTCTGCGGCCTCCCTCGTAAATCGGGATATCCCCCCGGGCGCATTGGCCGGGGGGAATCCGATTCGCATTATTTATACGGCCGAGGAGCGGGAGAGAAGGAAGGCGAAAGAATAA